One genomic window of Solea solea chromosome 12, fSolSol10.1, whole genome shotgun sequence includes the following:
- the nutf2 gene encoding nuclear transport factor 2, which yields MVDQPLWEQIGFSFVQHYYKMFDSDRTQLGSIYIDQSCLTWEGQQFEGKRAIVEKLSSLPFAKIAHSITTQDHQPTPDYCILSMVIGQLKVDDDPIMGFHQSFILKNIQDAWVCTNDMFRLAIHNFV from the exons ATGGTGGACCAGCCTCTATGGGAGCAGATTGGATTCAGCTTTGTGCAGCATTACTATAAGATGTTTGACTCTGACAGAACACAGCTCGGATCCATATAT ATCGATCAGTCATGTCTTACCTGGGAGGGACAGCAGTTCGAGGGGAAAAGAGCAATTGTTGAGAAACTCTCT agtcTACCCTTTGCAAAAATAGCGCATAGTATAACAACACAAGACCACCAGCCAACTCCAGACTACTGCATCTTGAGTATGGTAATAGGACAGCTTAAA GTAGATGACGACCCCATCATGGGATTCCATCAGAGTTTCATCCTCAAGAACATTCAGGATGCATGGGTGTGCACCAATGACATGTTCAGGTTGGCCATTCACAACTTTGTTTAA
- the tsnaxip1 gene encoding translin-associated factor X-interacting protein 1 has translation MSCDAKPLTQDFPDMSPHKHIKFPPLAPLQNQRLSFDHSDRNNRTSGGERDGGCGVTGVVTDRAPAARELCFSGSSHIYTGTDRKPRLLIYMESYLNKELHSISPQEPKYQELKLQVHRDIFGCFIKEFQTYQPILSAIRKEYENTLAYQQDQIRELEPLRSHLRLVREECERKIQARWGEERAEIGALKREKQQLQRDIEAMRENEKATQTVVEHVQRELSNQYLRYREERDARRLLIGQLSDLTRATVKTETPADDNAEEDKDPVELQLALKVCRFDLTRAQEELSKMKAEYWDVVPRRNWDTLEETHKQTLLQLHILQADLNQVKSEYDTLLELHNNRGNVKVQTLDSTSVQQTPQQLETSDEPALPPALDQSEENAESKDFPASN, from the exons ATGAGCTGTGATGCTAAACCTTTAACTCAAGACTTTCCAGACATGTCACCACACAAACATATTAAGTTCCCGCCACTAGCGCCGTTACAGAATCAAAG ACTATCGTTTGACCACAGTGATCGGAATAACCGCACGTCAGGGGGAGAGCGAGATGGAGGATGTGGTGTTACAGGTGTTGTAACTGACCGAGCACCTGCAGCGAGAGAG TTGTGTTTTTCAGGAAGCAGTCACATTTATACAGGTACGGACAGAAAGCCCAGACTGCTGATTTACATGGAAAGTTATTTGAACAAGGAGCTCCATTCTATCAGCCCCCAAGAGCCAAAGTACCAGGAACTAAAGCTACAG GTCCACCGTGATATCTTCGGTTGTTTCATCAAGGAGTTTCAAACCTACCAACCCATTCTCTCTGCCATCAGGAAGGAGTATGAAAACACGTTAG CCTATCAGCAGGATCAAATCCGAGAACTGGAACCTCTGCGATCCCACTTGAGGCTGGTGAGGGAGGAATGTGAGAGGAAGATTCAGGCTCGCTGGGGAGAGGAGCGAGCTGAGATTGGAGCCTTGAAAagggagaagcagcagctgcagagagacaTTGAGGCCATGAGGGAAAACGAAAAGGCCACGCAGACTGTG GTAGAACATGTGCAACGTGAGCTGTCAAACCAGTATCTGCGGTACAGAGAGGAGCGCGATGCTCGCAGGTTGCTGATTGGGCAGCTCAGTGACCTGACAAGAGCCACTGTGAAGACGGAGACCCCCGCAGATGACAACGCAG AAGAGGATAAAGACCCAGTGGAGCTGCAGCTCGCTCTGAAGGTGTGTCGGTTCGACCTGACCAGAGCTCAGGAGGAGCTCAGCAAGATGAAGGCAGAGTACTGGGATGTTGTGCCGCGACGTAACTGGGACACGCTGGAAGAAACACACAAGCAGACTCTCCTGCAG TTGCACATACTACAGGCTGATTTAAATCAGGTGAAGAGTGAGTATGACACACTGCTGGAgctgcacaacaacagaggCAATGTGAAGGTGCAGACTCTCGACTCCACAAGTGTGCAGCAG ACTCCCCAACAGCTTGAAACTTCTGATGAGCCAGCTTTACCTCCAGCTCTTGACCAATCGGAGGAAAACGCAGAATCAAAGGATTTTCCAGCAAGCAACTGA